From the Ciconia boyciana chromosome 24, ASM3463844v1, whole genome shotgun sequence genome, one window contains:
- the LOC140643703 gene encoding ceramide synthase 4-like produces the protein MGLSEGFWHHEYWLPPGATWEDMKDSADVRYPQPQDLLLCIPGALLLIIVRCIFERMVAQPLGRRLGVSDKLRPKVQPSATLEGFYILMGRTPKEGDLSSLAKQSDLPVKKVETWFRHRRAQDRPRLMKKFCEASWRFTFYFTSFFSGLALLYDKPWFWDHTVCWLRFPQQPLLPTLGWFYLLELSFYCSLVATLPFDVKRKDFKEQIIHHIATITLIFVSYCANLIRFGMIVMLVHDASDYILELAKMLHYMKWKRVCEAVFIVFAVVFIISRLVIFPLITYYYFMSKFQLFLISCLINTFLMILQLLHIFWSYLIIQMIFGVILHGVKRKDARSDTEESDRSEAEDLAKNKE, from the exons ATGGGACTGTCAGAGGGGTTCTGGCACCATGAATACTGGCTGCCACCTGGAGCTACCTGGGAAGACATGAAGGACTCTGCAGATGTACGCTACCCACAGCCTCAGGACCTCTTGCTCTGCATCCCCGGTGCCCTGCTCTTGATCATTGTCCGATGCATCTTTGAAAG AATGGTAGCTCAGCCTTTGGGCAGGAGGTTGGGTGTGAGTGACAAGCTGAGGCCCAAAGTTCAGCCCAGTGCCACACTGGAAGGCTTCTACATTCTGATGGGCAGGACCCCAAAGGAG GGGGACCTGAGTTCACTGGCCAAGCAAAGTGACCTGCCAGTCAAAAAGGTGGAGACCTGGTTCCGGCACCGGCGGGCCCAGGACCGGCCCAGGCTGATGAAGAAGTTCTGTGAGGCCAG ctGGAGATTTACATTCTATTTCACCTCATTCTTCTCTGGGCTGGCTCTCCTGTATGAT AAACCCTGGTTTTGGGACCACACTGTGTGCTGGCTGAGATTTCCACAACAG CCTCTCCTGCCCACATTGGGCTGGTTCTACCTGCTGGAGCTCTCCTTCTACTGCTCGCTGGTGGCCACCCTGCCCTTTGATGTGAAGAGGAAG GACTTTAAGGAACAGATCATCCACCACATTGCCACCATCACTCTGATCTTTGTCTCCTACTGTGCCAATCTTATACGGTTTGGGATGATAGTCATGCTGGTCCATGATGCCTCCGATTACATTTTAGAG CTTGCGAAGATGCTCCATTACATGAAATGGAAGCGGGTCTGCGAAGCGGTCTTTATTGTTTTCGCTGTGGTTTTCATCATCTCCCGGCTTGTCATTTTCCCGTTAAT CACATACTATTACTTCATGTCAAAATTTCAGTTGTTCCTCATAAGCTGTCTGATAAACACTTTCCTGATGATCCTGCAGTTGTTACACATTTTCTGGTCCTATCTAATCATCCAGATGATATTCGGTGTCATCCTCCATGGTGTG aagagaaaagatgcCAGAAGTGACACCGAGGAAAGTGACAGGAGCGAAGCAGAGGATCTGGCGAAGAACAAAGAGTAA
- the LOC140643674 gene encoding kelch-like protein 23, giving the protein MSKGCIRAELILTTWQSASMEPAQEQEELEPQTEMIADTILEVGERLFQVSRRVLSVHSRYFEAMFFGGTRESSEHHIVIRGIDAVPFHALLEFTRTAQVLIGQENVTSLLETADFFQFDRVKLLCEKFLERELHVSNCLGLMTYSQQFAFIELYASAMNVALTHWGDVISQEEFKALPKEMLMQLLKSDDLFVLREDVVFDSIMRWIMEDPATREEDFLDLVGKVRVTFLSLSFLDILVKRSKCSGETDTFSRLIKKLDSCPPPSWQNTELCPYVGRSYDTLYVLGGKHDKEQQELFLFQPKTGTWQACSPLQRRNLTQYAVAAVGSFLFVTGGYFRDEFVWYSVDWVLIYNCLDNSWLEGPAMKKSRNSHCAVGAGLYLYVLGGSTDEGIISAVERMALMESEWESMTPMAQPVERGDAVSVGTRIYVVCGLDENGHVYDGVQRLNTETDSWDVISFSPLPRYDLCITSLNGALYTIGGGAFRFDVETDEWTQVDEECLTQKFFMGCSTVNGRIYLLGQRKGNSALPVVVLFDPYIDMCQVIDNKLPCPLPIHGCVSVRRFDT; this is encoded by the exons ATGAGTAAAGGCTGCATAAGGGCTGAGTTAATTTTAACTACCTGGCAGTCAGCAAGCATGGAGCCTGCACAAGAACAAGAGGAGCTGGAACCTCAGACAGAAATGATTGCAGACACAATTCTTGAGGTTGGAGAGAGACTCTTTCAGGTCAGCCGTAGAGTACTTTCAGTACATAGTCGTTATTTTGAAGCcatgttttttggggggacGAGAGAGAGCTCTGAACACCACATAGTGATCAGAGGGATAGATGCAGTGCCTTTTCACGCACTACTTGAGTTCACTCGCACAGCCCAAGTGCTTATAGGTCAAGAAAATGTGACCAGCTTACTGgaaacagctgatttttttcagtttgacagGGTGAAACTGTTGTGTGAGAAATTTCTGGAGAGAGAGCTGCATGTTTCCAACTGCCTGGGCCTGATGACATACTCGCAGCAATTTGCCTTTATAGAGCTGTATGCGTCTGCTATGAATGTGGCTCTCACTCACTGGGGGGATGTGATTTCCCAGGAAGAATTTAAGGCACTACCCAAAGAAATGCTGATGCAGCTCCTAAAAAGCGATGACCTCTTCGTTTTGCGAGAAGATGTGGTTTTTGACAGTATTATGAGGTGGATAATGGAGGACCCAGCAACGAGAGAGGAAGACTTTCTGGATTTGGTGGGCAAAGTCAGGGTCACTTTTCTGAGTTTGTCCTTCCTCGATATCTTGGTGAAACGCAGCAAGTGCTCTGGAGAGACAGATACCTTTTCCAGattaataaagaaattagaCAGCTGTCCTCCACCCAGCTGGCAGAATACGGAACTGTGTCCTTATGTTGGTCGGAGCTATGACACCTTATATGTCCTGGGAGGAAAGCATGACAAGGAACAGCAagaattatttctctttcaaccTAAAACAGGGACCTGGCAGGCTTGTTCTCCACTGCAGCGCAGGAACCTTACCCAATATGCAGTGGCAGCAGTAG GGAGCTTCCTTTTTGTGACAGGAGGATATTTCCGGGATGAGTTTGTGTGGTATAGTGTGGATTGGGTGCTTATCTACAATTGCTTGGACAATAGCTGGCTGGAAGGGCCTGCCATGAAGAAGTCCCGCAATAGCCATTGTGCAGTAGGAGCAGGGCTCTACCTGTATGTACTTGGGGGGAGCACAGATGAAGGGATAATCTCAGCAGTGGAGCGCATGGCTTTAATGGAGTCGGAGTGGGAAAGCATGACTCCTATGGCTcaacctgtggagagaggagatgCGGTCAGTGTGGGAACCAGGATCTATGTGGTCTGTGGCCTGGATGAAAATGGACATGTATATGATGGAGTGCAAAGGCTGAACACGGAGACGGACAGCTGGGATGTCATCTCATTCTCCCCACTTCCAAG GTATGACCTCTGCATCACATCACTGAATGGTGCTCTGTACACCATAGGAGGGGGAGCTTTTCGATTTGATGTGGAGACAGATGAATGGACCCAGGTGGATGAGGAATGCTTGACCCAGAAGTTCTTCATGGGATGCAGCACTGTGAATGGACGAATTTATCTCCTTGGACAGAGGAAGGGGAACAGTGCCCTCCCTGTTGTAGTCCTCTTTGATCCCTACATTGATATGTGCCAAGTCATAGATAACAAACTTCCTTGCCCCCTTCCTATTCATGGGTGTGTCTCTGTGCGAAGATTTGATACATAA